A single Blastococcus colisei DNA region contains:
- a CDS encoding APC family permease encodes MPTLSDLGQLPKRLVLGRAVRSDRLGESLLPKRLALPIFSSDPLSSVAYATQEILIVLTLAGTAYLYLTPWLAAAVVLLLATLVLSYRQVVRAYPSGGGDYEVARHNHGPLASLVVASALLVDYVLTVAVSVSAGTDNIISAFPSLDEHRVAIALGLVALLAALNLRGVRESGRAFAAPTYLFVTAILVMVGTGLVRYFVSDTGLVAESSGYGVTAEPGYGEMGALALVLLTLRAFASGCTALTGVEAIANGVPAFKPPKSRNAATTLAWMGGLAAVMFIGVSSLALLADVKYVENPCDLTGFADCETEPQRTVIAQLAAAAFGGQTSIGFFVVQAATALVLVLAANTAFNGFPLLGSVLAQDRYMPRQLHTRGDKLAYSNGILLLAGFAMLLILVFDASVSRLIQLYIVGVFTAFTIGQWGMVRHWNRERALESDPAARARMRRSQAINLVGGTLTSVVLVIIVVTKFTHGAWLVLVSMPVLIVLMKAISQHYSHVADQLVPDTDSRTLPSKVHAVVLVSKVHKPTLRALAFARATRPDQLTALTVNVDDEDTRALQADWERYDIPCALTVVESPYREITRPVLDYVKAIRRESPRELVVVFVPQYVVGHWWENVLHNQSALRLRARLQFQPGVMITTVPWQLESSVGREGGEGRGAGPAPGDLRRGLTEDEVESSPYG; translated from the coding sequence GTCCTGACCCTCGCCGGGACCGCCTACCTGTACCTGACGCCGTGGCTGGCGGCCGCCGTCGTCCTCCTGCTGGCAACCCTGGTGCTGTCCTACCGCCAGGTGGTGCGGGCCTATCCCTCCGGCGGAGGCGACTACGAGGTCGCCCGGCACAATCACGGACCGCTCGCCTCGCTGGTGGTGGCCAGCGCGCTGCTCGTCGACTACGTGCTGACGGTCGCCGTGTCCGTCTCGGCCGGCACCGACAACATCATCTCCGCGTTCCCGTCGCTGGACGAGCACCGGGTCGCGATCGCCCTGGGGTTGGTCGCGCTCCTGGCGGCGCTCAACCTGCGCGGGGTGCGGGAGTCCGGCCGGGCGTTCGCGGCGCCGACCTATCTGTTCGTCACCGCCATCCTGGTGATGGTCGGCACGGGTCTCGTCCGCTACTTCGTCAGCGACACCGGGCTCGTCGCCGAGAGTTCGGGATACGGCGTCACCGCCGAGCCCGGTTACGGGGAGATGGGCGCACTCGCGCTGGTGCTGCTCACCCTGCGGGCGTTCGCCTCCGGCTGCACCGCGCTCACCGGCGTCGAGGCGATCGCCAACGGCGTGCCCGCATTCAAGCCGCCGAAGAGCCGCAACGCCGCCACGACCCTGGCCTGGATGGGCGGCCTCGCGGCGGTCATGTTCATCGGGGTCAGCTCGCTGGCCCTGCTGGCCGACGTGAAGTACGTCGAGAACCCCTGCGACCTCACCGGCTTCGCGGACTGCGAGACCGAGCCCCAGCGGACGGTCATCGCACAGCTGGCGGCCGCCGCGTTCGGCGGGCAGACGTCGATCGGCTTCTTCGTCGTCCAGGCCGCCACCGCCCTCGTGCTCGTCCTCGCCGCCAACACCGCGTTCAACGGCTTCCCGCTGCTGGGCTCGGTGCTCGCCCAGGACCGGTACATGCCCCGCCAGCTGCACACCCGCGGCGACAAGCTCGCCTACAGCAACGGCATCCTGCTGCTGGCGGGCTTCGCGATGCTGCTGATCCTGGTCTTCGACGCGTCGGTGAGCCGGCTGATCCAGCTCTACATCGTCGGGGTCTTCACCGCGTTCACCATCGGCCAGTGGGGGATGGTCCGGCACTGGAACCGCGAGCGGGCGCTGGAGAGCGACCCGGCCGCGCGGGCGCGGATGCGTCGATCGCAGGCGATCAACCTGGTGGGCGGCACGCTCACGAGCGTCGTCCTGGTGATCATCGTCGTCACGAAGTTCACCCACGGCGCCTGGCTGGTGCTCGTGTCCATGCCGGTGCTGATCGTCCTCATGAAGGCGATCAGCCAGCACTACTCGCACGTCGCCGACCAGCTCGTGCCCGACACCGACTCCCGCACCCTGCCCAGCAAGGTGCACGCCGTCGTCCTCGTCTCGAAGGTGCACAAGCCGACACTGCGGGCCCTGGCCTTCGCCCGGGCCACCCGGCCCGACCAGCTCACCGCACTCACCGTCAACGTGGACGACGAGGACACCCGCGCCCTGCAGGCCGACTGGGAGCGCTACGACATCCCATGTGCGCTGACCGTCGTCGAGTCGCCGTACCGCGAGATCACCCGGCCGGTCCTCGACTACGTGAAGGCCATCCGGCGAGAGAGCCCGCGCGAACTGGTCGTGGTGTTCGTCCCGCAGTACGTCGTCGGCCACTGGTGGGAGAACGTCCTGCACAACCAGAGCGCGCTGCGGCTGCGCGCGCGGCTGCAGTTCCAGCCCGGCGTCATGATCACCACCGTGCCCTGGCAGCTGGAGAGCTCCGTGGGGCGGGAGGGCGGCGAGGGCCGCGGCGCCGGCCCCGCGCCCGGCGACCTCCGCCGCGGGCTGACCGAGGACGAGGTCGAGAGCTCGCCCTATGGCTGA
- a CDS encoding class I SAM-dependent RNA methyltransferase: MAEGRPKRGGLGWAGTEFEVTVGPVAHGGHCVARHEGRVVFVRHSLPGERVVVRVTEDRHPGFCRADAVEVLEASPARVERPCPYSGPGRCGGCDWQHVDPAEQRRLKAAVVREQLARLAGLDVEVAVEELPGGPLRWRSRARFAVDRSGAPGLRRHRSHDVVVLDDCPITVEPAAAAVLQRRWPGAGAVDVSIDSTGAVTTARLDRQGRPTSSRVVRPGGELPEEPSGRAERRAGGRDWEVEGTGFWQVHPAAADALVAAVAGFADVRTGETVLDLYAGAGLFGGALAPAVGLEGRVVCVESDPGACAAADTNLGGFSQAEVWQGDVDAEGLTGLLAELGAAPDVVVLDPPRAGAGPAVSRLLAGTGARAVVYVACDPAALARDVAAFVEAGYRLAAVRGFDAFPMTAHVECVALLAR, translated from the coding sequence ATGGCTGAAGGGCGGCCGAAGCGCGGGGGCCTCGGCTGGGCCGGCACCGAGTTCGAGGTGACCGTGGGCCCGGTCGCCCACGGCGGGCACTGCGTGGCCCGGCACGAGGGCCGGGTGGTCTTCGTGCGGCACAGCCTTCCCGGTGAGCGGGTGGTTGTCCGGGTGACCGAGGACCGCCACCCCGGTTTCTGCCGGGCCGACGCCGTCGAGGTGCTCGAGGCCTCGCCCGCACGCGTCGAGCGGCCGTGCCCCTACAGCGGTCCCGGGCGGTGCGGTGGCTGCGACTGGCAGCACGTCGACCCGGCCGAGCAGCGCCGGCTCAAGGCCGCGGTCGTCCGGGAGCAGCTGGCCCGCCTGGCCGGTCTCGACGTCGAGGTGGCGGTGGAGGAGCTGCCGGGCGGGCCGTTGCGCTGGCGCTCGCGCGCCCGGTTCGCCGTCGACCGGTCGGGGGCGCCGGGGCTGCGCCGGCACCGGTCGCACGACGTCGTCGTCCTGGACGACTGCCCGATCACCGTGGAGCCGGCGGCGGCCGCGGTGCTGCAGCGTCGATGGCCCGGCGCCGGTGCCGTCGACGTCTCGATCGACTCCACCGGTGCCGTGACCACCGCCCGACTCGACCGGCAGGGCCGGCCCACGTCGAGCCGGGTCGTGCGTCCCGGCGGAGAGCTGCCGGAGGAGCCCTCGGGACGGGCCGAACGGCGGGCCGGTGGCCGGGACTGGGAGGTCGAGGGCACCGGGTTCTGGCAGGTGCACCCGGCCGCCGCCGATGCGCTCGTCGCCGCCGTGGCCGGGTTCGCCGACGTGCGGACGGGGGAGACGGTGCTCGACCTGTACGCGGGCGCGGGTCTCTTCGGCGGTGCCCTCGCGCCCGCGGTGGGCCTCGAGGGCCGGGTGGTCTGCGTGGAGTCCGACCCAGGAGCCTGCGCCGCCGCCGACACCAACCTCGGCGGCTTCTCGCAGGCAGAGGTCTGGCAGGGCGACGTGGACGCCGAAGGGCTGACCGGGCTGCTGGCCGAGCTGGGTGCGGCCCCCGACGTCGTCGTCCTCGACCCGCCTCGGGCCGGTGCCGGACCGGCGGTCAGCCGGCTGCTGGCAGGAACGGGGGCACGCGCCGTCGTCTACGTCGCCTGCGACCCGGCGGCCCTGGCCCGGGACGTCGCCGCCTTCGTCGAGGCCGGCTACCGGTTGGCCGCCGTCCGCGGCTTCGATGCCTTCCCGATGACAGCGCACGTGGAGTGCGTGGCGCTGCTCGCCCGCTGA
- a CDS encoding DUF4177 domain-containing protein has translation MPTWEYASVITANDAESQRAGVSVKLPGGQSERQQGDTSSVLNRLGSEGWELVSYHSSGAGTWGFEQFWLKRQSGS, from the coding sequence GTGCCCACGTGGGAATACGCCTCCGTCATCACCGCCAACGACGCCGAGTCGCAGCGCGCCGGCGTCAGCGTCAAGCTCCCCGGCGGCCAGTCCGAACGTCAGCAGGGCGACACCAGTTCCGTCCTCAACCGCCTCGGCTCCGAGGGCTGGGAGCTGGTGAGCTACCACTCCAGCGGCGCCGGGACCTGGGGGTTCGAGCAGTTCTGGCTCAAGCGCCAGTCCGGCTCCTGA
- the dxs gene encoding 1-deoxy-D-xylulose-5-phosphate synthase, giving the protein MPLLRSLQGPGDVRALPADQLPTLAAEIRDALVTSVAKTGGHLGPNLGCVELTIALHRVFESPREPIVFDTGHQAYVHKMLTGRVDGFERLRQRGGLSGYPSRSESEHDWVENSHASTSLSYADGLAKAYAVRGDKRPVVAVIGDGALTGGMAWEALNNIAAAQDRPVVIVVNDNGRSYSPTIGGVADALATLRLRPGYEQALLQVRQALHRAPVVGSALYDALHAIKKGLKDVLSPQGMFEDLGMKYVGPVDGHDIEVMESALRRARSFGGPVIVHAVTTKGFGYAPAETDQIDAWHATGVFDPDSGASTVAARDWTTAFSDELVRIGAERSDVVAITAAMLHPTGLAAFAERFPERVFDVGIAEQHALTSAAGLAMGGMHPVVAVYSTFLNRAFDQLLMDVALHRQPVTVVLDRAGVTGTDGASHNGMWDMSILSVVPGVRLAAPRDESTLREALREAVAVTDGPTVVRFPKGPPPVDIPALERRGPVDVLRRGDRADVLLVAVGSMVPMCLAVAERAADQGIEVTVVDPRWVLPVADELVALASGFRLVVTVEDGGRAGGVGTTLTQALQDRECDVPVRAVGLAQEFFEHGSRGQVLADAGLTEQDVARRIAEWTAKLGERAENSVVEPVDGAQR; this is encoded by the coding sequence GTGCCGCTCCTGCGATCGCTCCAGGGCCCCGGAGATGTCAGGGCCCTGCCCGCCGACCAGCTGCCGACCCTGGCGGCCGAGATCCGCGACGCGCTGGTCACCAGCGTCGCCAAGACCGGCGGGCACCTCGGGCCGAACCTGGGATGCGTCGAGCTGACGATCGCGCTGCACCGGGTGTTCGAATCACCGCGCGAGCCGATCGTCTTCGACACCGGCCACCAGGCCTACGTGCACAAGATGCTGACCGGCCGGGTCGACGGCTTCGAGCGGCTCCGTCAGCGCGGTGGCCTCTCCGGGTACCCGAGCCGGTCGGAGAGCGAGCACGACTGGGTGGAGAACAGCCACGCGTCGACGTCGCTGTCCTACGCCGACGGGCTCGCCAAGGCCTACGCCGTCCGCGGTGACAAGCGCCCCGTGGTGGCGGTGATCGGTGACGGCGCCCTGACCGGTGGCATGGCCTGGGAGGCGCTGAACAACATCGCCGCCGCACAGGACCGCCCCGTCGTCATCGTCGTCAACGACAACGGCCGCTCCTACTCGCCGACCATCGGCGGCGTGGCCGACGCGCTCGCCACCCTGCGGCTGCGCCCCGGCTACGAGCAGGCGCTGCTGCAGGTGCGCCAGGCGCTGCACCGCGCCCCTGTCGTGGGGTCGGCTCTCTACGACGCGCTGCACGCGATCAAGAAGGGCCTCAAGGACGTCCTCTCCCCGCAGGGGATGTTCGAGGACCTCGGCATGAAGTACGTCGGGCCGGTCGACGGGCACGACATCGAGGTCATGGAGTCCGCCCTGCGCCGGGCGCGCTCGTTCGGCGGACCGGTCATCGTGCACGCCGTCACCACCAAGGGCTTCGGCTACGCGCCGGCCGAGACCGACCAGATCGACGCCTGGCACGCCACCGGCGTCTTCGACCCCGACAGCGGGGCGAGCACCGTCGCCGCCCGCGACTGGACGACGGCCTTCTCCGACGAGCTGGTGCGCATCGGGGCCGAGCGGTCCGACGTCGTCGCGATCACCGCGGCCATGCTGCACCCGACCGGCCTCGCGGCCTTCGCCGAGCGTTTCCCCGAGCGGGTGTTCGACGTGGGCATCGCCGAGCAGCACGCGCTGACGTCCGCCGCGGGGCTGGCGATGGGCGGGATGCACCCCGTGGTCGCCGTCTACTCCACGTTCCTGAACCGGGCCTTCGACCAGCTGCTGATGGACGTGGCGCTGCACCGTCAGCCGGTCACCGTGGTCCTCGACCGGGCCGGCGTCACCGGCACCGACGGCGCCTCGCACAACGGCATGTGGGACATGTCGATCCTGTCGGTCGTCCCGGGTGTGCGGCTCGCGGCGCCCCGCGACGAGTCGACCCTGCGGGAGGCGCTGCGCGAGGCGGTCGCGGTCACCGACGGGCCGACCGTCGTGCGGTTCCCGAAGGGGCCGCCGCCGGTGGACATCCCCGCGCTGGAGCGGCGCGGGCCCGTGGACGTCCTGCGCCGCGGAGACCGCGCGGACGTGCTGCTGGTGGCCGTCGGGTCGATGGTGCCGATGTGCCTGGCCGTGGCCGAGCGGGCCGCCGACCAGGGCATCGAGGTGACGGTGGTCGACCCCCGCTGGGTCCTGCCGGTGGCCGATGAGCTCGTGGCGCTGGCGTCAGGTTTCCGGCTGGTCGTCACCGTGGAGGACGGCGGCCGTGCCGGGGGAGTGGGCACGACCTTGACCCAGGCGCTGCAGGACCGGGAGTGCGACGTGCCGGTGCGCGCTGTCGGCCTGGCGCAGGAGTTCTTCGAGCACGGCAGCCGCGGGCAGGTGCTGGCCGACGCCGGCCTCACCGAGCAGGACGTCGCTCGCCGGATCGCCGAGTGGACGGCGAAGCTGGGGGAGCGCGCGGAGAACTCCGTGGTCGAGCCGGTGGACGGGGCGCAGCGGTGA
- a CDS encoding thiamine-binding protein: MTVIAEIQVAPAPPGTAENPHAHVEAAIAVIQASGLRYEVGALGTTLEGGADEVWATLRAAHEAMLAAGADAGLSHIKVASVNRTMDSLTSKFR, from the coding sequence GTGACGGTGATCGCCGAGATCCAGGTGGCGCCGGCACCGCCCGGGACGGCGGAGAACCCGCACGCGCACGTGGAGGCCGCCATCGCGGTGATCCAGGCGTCCGGGCTTCGCTACGAGGTCGGCGCGCTCGGGACCACGCTCGAGGGCGGGGCCGACGAGGTCTGGGCGACGCTGCGCGCCGCGCACGAGGCGATGCTGGCTGCCGGCGCGGATGCCGGTCTCTCGCACATCAAGGTGGCCTCCGTGAACCGCACGATGGACAGCCTGACGTCGAAGTTCCGCTGA
- a CDS encoding carbohydrate ABC transporter permease produces MTRTKKAYAPGRAGIGRHLALGGLALLTLFPVILVLSTTLKTSQDVRVNPFGLFSSFSLENLRTAWTVGGFDGYLLNSILLSVPSTVLVVVLSTMAGYAFARLPFPGRTPAFYLVVLGLLVPFFTYMVPLYFQLRSMRLLDSLVGVNLVLASTQLAFGAWFMRAFFTDLPTEIEQAARIDGASEWQIFSRIMLPLVTSGMGALTVFTFLQNWNNFLVPLLYMPGGGYRPLTTGLYLFVGGRSVDIGPLAAGTLITILPVILLFVVLQRQVTQGLISGAVKG; encoded by the coding sequence ATGACGCGCACGAAGAAGGCTTACGCGCCCGGCCGGGCAGGGATCGGCCGCCACCTCGCGCTCGGCGGGCTCGCTCTCCTCACCCTGTTCCCGGTGATCCTCGTCCTGTCCACGACGCTGAAGACGTCCCAGGACGTGCGGGTGAACCCGTTCGGGCTGTTCTCCTCGTTCTCCCTGGAGAACCTCCGCACCGCCTGGACGGTCGGCGGTTTCGACGGCTACCTGCTCAACAGCATCCTGCTGTCGGTGCCGAGCACCGTCCTCGTCGTCGTGCTGTCGACCATGGCCGGGTACGCCTTCGCGCGGCTTCCCTTCCCGGGGCGCACGCCGGCGTTCTACCTGGTGGTGCTCGGACTGCTGGTGCCCTTCTTCACGTACATGGTCCCGCTGTACTTCCAGCTGCGGTCCATGCGGCTCCTGGACAGCCTCGTCGGAGTCAACCTCGTCCTTGCCAGCACCCAGCTGGCCTTCGGCGCGTGGTTCATGCGTGCCTTCTTCACCGACCTGCCCACCGAGATCGAGCAGGCCGCCCGGATCGACGGAGCCTCGGAGTGGCAGATCTTCAGCCGGATCATGCTGCCGCTGGTCACCTCGGGGATGGGCGCGCTCACGGTCTTCACGTTCCTGCAGAACTGGAACAACTTCCTGGTCCCACTGCTGTACATGCCGGGAGGCGGCTACCGGCCGCTGACCACCGGGCTGTACCTGTTCGTCGGCGGCCGCTCGGTCGACATCGGCCCCCTCGCGGCCGGCACCCTCATCACGATCCTGCCCGTGATCCTGCTCTTCGTCGTCCTGCAGCGGCAGGTGACCCAAGGACTCATCTCCGGAGCGGTCAAGGGCTGA
- a CDS encoding carbohydrate ABC transporter permease: protein MSRPDVREPAAPTPSDPGPAAPGRRRTTARAGISAATRREQARLGALLVAPAVVVMAVFLVFPMLNAIYYVFVDFDGLDPNPPWVGLANFAEMFGDPDVWAAFGNNLVWIVGGTVAPLVLGLGLALLLWGVRRGSAVYRVAFFLPYVLPPVAVGVVWGWIYAPTRGWLNGVLEAVGLDGLTRGWLGDPSTALYAVLATAVWTAVGFVFVIILSALRNVDVDQVDAALLDGANWWQRLRYVVLPQIMPVFLMVAAITLIGGFAVFDLIFVMTGGGPAGASDVLGTLAYSNAFQLSRISYGTTLALAITVLAVPFAIWLDRLQSRLARERIGA from the coding sequence GTGAGCCGGCCGGACGTCCGGGAGCCGGCGGCACCGACGCCGTCGGATCCCGGCCCGGCCGCCCCGGGACGACGCCGGACCACGGCGCGCGCCGGGATCTCCGCCGCGACCCGCCGTGAGCAGGCCCGGCTCGGTGCGCTCCTCGTCGCCCCTGCCGTGGTGGTGATGGCGGTGTTCCTCGTCTTCCCGATGCTGAACGCGATCTACTACGTCTTCGTCGACTTCGACGGCCTGGACCCGAACCCGCCGTGGGTCGGGCTGGCCAACTTCGCCGAGATGTTCGGGGATCCCGACGTGTGGGCCGCGTTCGGCAACAACCTCGTGTGGATCGTCGGCGGCACGGTGGCCCCGCTGGTGCTCGGCCTGGGGCTGGCCCTGCTGTTGTGGGGGGTCCGACGGGGCTCGGCCGTCTACCGGGTCGCCTTCTTCCTCCCCTACGTGCTGCCTCCGGTGGCGGTCGGCGTCGTGTGGGGCTGGATCTACGCGCCGACGCGGGGCTGGCTCAACGGGGTGCTCGAGGCCGTCGGTCTCGACGGGCTGACCCGCGGCTGGCTGGGTGACCCGAGCACGGCGCTGTACGCCGTCCTCGCCACCGCGGTCTGGACGGCGGTCGGTTTCGTCTTCGTGATCATCCTGTCCGCGCTGCGCAACGTGGACGTCGACCAGGTCGACGCCGCACTGCTCGACGGGGCGAACTGGTGGCAGCGGCTGCGCTACGTCGTGCTGCCGCAGATCATGCCCGTCTTCCTCATGGTCGCCGCGATCACGTTGATCGGCGGGTTCGCCGTCTTCGACCTGATCTTCGTGATGACCGGGGGCGGCCCGGCCGGCGCCAGCGACGTGCTCGGCACGCTGGCCTACAGCAACGCCTTCCAGCTCAGCCGGATCAGCTACGGGACGACGCTGGCGCTGGCGATCACCGTGCTGGCGGTCCCGTTCGCCATCTGGCTCGACCGGCTGCAGAGCCGGCTGGCGCGGGAGCGCATCGGGGCATGA